The proteins below are encoded in one region of Tsuneonella sp. CC-YZS046:
- a CDS encoding helix-turn-helix domain-containing protein, with the protein MVIQEQENPGPDGGSGVDAGLRQARLDKGLSLADVSAALRISERHLKMIEDGQFADLPARTYAVGFTRSYARLVGLNEAEAVAAVRNTLDSTQADRFRRMGSTFEPGDPARVPSAQLGWISALAVLLLLVGGFMFYRSFFSPAETLPPLREETEAPAPAGVPQPAPAQPAVSGPVVFTALEDEVWVKFYDAQGKQLMQKQMAKGETYTVPADAQGPLLWTGRPDALSISVGGRPIPRLSEKEGIVKDVPVTAEALLARPPRPQQTAAAASPTA; encoded by the coding sequence ATGGTCATACAAGAACAGGAAAATCCAGGTCCTGACGGCGGTTCGGGCGTCGACGCGGGTTTGCGTCAGGCGCGTCTGGACAAGGGCCTGAGCCTTGCGGACGTTTCCGCCGCGCTGAGAATTTCCGAGCGTCATCTGAAAATGATCGAGGATGGCCAGTTCGCGGACCTGCCCGCGCGCACCTATGCGGTGGGTTTTACTCGCAGCTATGCGCGTCTGGTGGGATTGAACGAAGCCGAGGCGGTTGCGGCAGTGCGCAATACCCTCGATTCCACGCAGGCCGACCGCTTCCGCCGAATGGGCAGCACGTTCGAGCCGGGCGATCCGGCCCGCGTTCCTTCCGCGCAGCTTGGATGGATCTCCGCATTGGCGGTATTGCTCCTGCTGGTGGGCGGCTTCATGTTCTATCGCAGCTTCTTTTCGCCCGCGGAGACACTCCCTCCCCTTCGGGAGGAAACCGAAGCTCCCGCTCCGGCGGGCGTTCCGCAGCCCGCGCCCGCGCAGCCGGCGGTATCCGGCCCGGTGGTCTTCACTGCGTTGGAAGACGAGGTCTGGGTGAAATTCTACGATGCGCAGGGCAAGCAGCTCATGCAGAAGCAAATGGCGAAGGGTGAAACCTATACGGTGCCGGCGGACGCGCAGGGGCCGCTGTTGTGGACGGGGCGGCCGGATGCCTTGTCGATAAGCGTTGGCGGGCGCCCGATCCCCCGCCTGAGCGAGAAAGAGGGCATCGTTAAGGATGTTCCCGTCACTGCGGAAGCGTTGCTGGCGCGCCCGCCCCGGCCGCAGCAGACCGCCGCCGCCGCTTCGCCCACAGCTTAA
- a CDS encoding DUF1465 family protein, whose protein sequence is MTGPANINPHIIETLYSEAMVLADNVRDAFDMSGRISRLAEDEDLARIALSCEALRATTRMMHTIAWLLNQRAYFNGELSEFQLRRHGRLPRDKAAIDAENYALLDPALRELIGRTQRFHARIARLDNAWRDGFSAHPGAIHRLRDRLGQAVSRI, encoded by the coding sequence ATGACAGGGCCAGCGAACATAAACCCGCATATCATCGAAACGCTTTACAGCGAGGCGATGGTGCTTGCCGACAATGTGCGCGACGCTTTCGATATGTCGGGCAGGATCAGCAGGCTGGCGGAAGATGAAGATCTGGCCCGGATCGCGCTTTCCTGTGAAGCGCTGCGCGCAACCACGCGGATGATGCACACGATCGCATGGCTGCTCAACCAGCGCGCCTACTTCAATGGCGAGCTAAGCGAATTTCAGCTGCGGCGGCATGGACGGCTGCCAAGGGACAAGGCGGCAATCGACGCCGAGAATTATGCGCTGCTCGACCCGGCCCTGCGCGAGCTTATCGGCCGGACCCAGCGCTTTCATGCCCGCATAGCGCGGCTCGACAACGCCTGGCGCGATGGCTTTTCCGCCCATCCCGGCGCCATCCATCGCCTGCGCGACCGGCTGGGGCAAGCCGTCAGCCGCATCTGA
- a CDS encoding MBL fold metallo-hydrolase: protein MPAMEGPPKPWPTGTAERLEPLVRRVLAPNPSPFTYTGTQTYLIGEGDRIAVIDPGPDEPAHLDALIQAIGDASVMAICCTHTHRDHSPAAAPLRQHTGAPIIGCAPLALSTEGPRQDAPFDTDYAPDRILADGERLSGPDWTLVAVATPGHTSNHLCFSLEETGALFTGDHVMSWSTSVVIPPDGDMAAYMDSLYLLHEREDRVYYPAHGPAVDKPKQLVRGMIGHRRQRERQVLRQLEKGPQNIPDMVPQMYKGTDPHLFPAAGMSVLAHLIDLERRGQVERSGEVWQIAS from the coding sequence ATGCCAGCCATGGAAGGACCGCCCAAACCCTGGCCGACCGGAACGGCCGAACGGCTCGAGCCGCTGGTTCGCCGCGTCCTTGCTCCCAATCCTTCGCCATTCACCTATACCGGCACGCAGACCTATCTCATCGGCGAAGGCGACAGGATCGCGGTGATCGACCCCGGGCCGGATGAGCCGGCGCATCTGGATGCACTGATCCAGGCGATCGGCGATGCCTCGGTGATGGCGATCTGCTGCACGCATACCCATCGCGATCACTCACCCGCCGCGGCTCCGCTCAGGCAGCACACCGGCGCGCCGATCATCGGCTGCGCCCCGCTGGCGCTATCGACCGAAGGCCCGCGCCAGGATGCACCCTTCGATACGGACTATGCCCCTGACCGTATCCTGGCTGACGGCGAACGTCTCAGTGGCCCGGATTGGACGCTGGTGGCAGTCGCGACGCCGGGCCATACCTCCAATCACCTCTGCTTTTCGCTCGAGGAAACCGGCGCCCTGTTCACCGGCGACCATGTGATGAGCTGGTCGACCAGCGTGGTCATCCCGCCCGATGGGGACATGGCCGCCTATATGGATTCGTTATACCTGCTGCATGAGCGGGAAGACCGGGTCTATTATCCCGCGCACGGTCCTGCGGTGGACAAGCCGAAGCAGCTTGTCCGGGGGATGATCGGCCACCGCCGCCAGCGCGAGCGGCAAGTGCTCCGCCAGCTTGAAAAAGGCCCGCAGAATATTCCCGACATGGTTCCGCAAATGTACAAGGGCACCGATCCGCACCTGTTCCCGGCGGCCGGCATGTCCGTGCTGGCCCATCTCATCGACCTGGAACGGCGGGGGCAAGTCGAACGCTCGGGGGAAGTATGGCAGATAGCGAGCTGA
- the glpK gene encoding glycerol kinase GlpK gives MPGDLILVLDEGTTSTRAMIFTAAGLQLAVAQRELIQHYPAPGHVEHDPAEIWDKTLGVAQDAVRQAGGAERIAAIGITNQRETVVAWDKAGGQPLSRALVWQDRRTAAQCGQLRAAGHEDAVREKTGLLLDPYFSATKMRWLIDNEPQVAAAAAKGTLAFGTIESWLLYNLTGGAHLSDASNASRTLLLPLEGASWDAGLCDLFGVPSRALPEVCDNAGPIASTSPDLFGRAIPICGLAGDQQSATIGQACLNPGDCKATYGTGAFVLSNMGSTVPRSANRLLGTVLRQLGGQRHYALEGSVFVAGSLIQWLRDTLGIISSADETARLAASIPDSGGVTIVPALSGLGAPHWRPEARGAIAGLSFNSGKAQIARAALEAMSHQTHDLARAFEADDAGWTSLRIDGGMSANDWMAQDLADILRLPVERPDYVETTALGAAVLAALGVGLYPDLESAARSMRGPARIFEPMMEDGDRRERLTRWQAAIASV, from the coding sequence ATGCCGGGCGATCTCATTCTCGTTCTCGATGAAGGAACCACTTCCACCCGGGCCATGATCTTCACCGCCGCCGGGCTTCAGCTTGCCGTCGCGCAGCGGGAATTGATCCAGCATTATCCTGCCCCGGGGCATGTCGAACACGACCCGGCGGAAATCTGGGACAAGACGCTCGGCGTGGCGCAGGATGCGGTGCGCCAGGCAGGGGGCGCCGAACGGATCGCCGCCATAGGCATAACCAATCAGCGCGAAACGGTCGTGGCCTGGGACAAGGCTGGCGGGCAGCCGTTGTCCCGCGCGCTGGTCTGGCAGGATCGCCGCACTGCGGCCCAGTGCGGGCAATTGCGCGCGGCGGGCCATGAGGATGCGGTGCGGGAGAAGACCGGGCTGCTGCTGGACCCTTATTTTTCGGCCACCAAGATGCGCTGGCTGATCGACAATGAGCCGCAGGTGGCCGCGGCGGCGGCAAAGGGCACGCTTGCCTTCGGTACGATCGAAAGCTGGCTGCTCTACAATCTGACAGGCGGCGCCCACCTGTCGGATGCCAGCAATGCCAGCCGGACCTTGCTGCTGCCGCTCGAGGGGGCATCATGGGATGCGGGGCTGTGCGATCTGTTCGGCGTGCCGTCGCGCGCCTTGCCGGAAGTATGCGACAATGCCGGGCCGATCGCGTCCACCAGCCCCGACCTGTTCGGCCGGGCGATACCGATCTGCGGCCTGGCCGGGGATCAGCAATCCGCCACCATCGGGCAGGCCTGTCTCAACCCCGGCGATTGCAAGGCGACCTATGGCACCGGCGCCTTCGTGCTTTCGAATATGGGAAGCACGGTTCCCCGGTCGGCCAACCGCCTGCTTGGCACGGTGCTTCGCCAGCTTGGCGGGCAGCGCCATTATGCGCTGGAAGGTTCCGTCTTTGTCGCGGGCAGCCTGATCCAGTGGCTGCGCGATACTTTGGGCATCATTTCCAGCGCGGATGAAACCGCGCGGCTCGCGGCCTCGATTCCGGATTCAGGCGGCGTTACGATTGTCCCGGCCTTGTCCGGCCTAGGTGCGCCACATTGGCGCCCCGAGGCGCGGGGAGCCATCGCGGGGCTCAGCTTCAACAGCGGCAAGGCGCAGATCGCCCGCGCCGCTCTCGAGGCGATGTCCCATCAGACTCATGATCTGGCTCGCGCTTTCGAGGCCGACGATGCGGGCTGGACCAGCTTGCGGATCGATGGCGGCATGAGCGCGAACGACTGGATGGCGCAGGATCTGGCGGATATTCTGCGCCTGCCGGTCGAGCGCCCGGATTATGTGGAAACCACCGCGCTGGGCGCCGCGGTGCTGGCCGCGCTGGGCGTGGGGCTTTATCCCGATCTCGAAAGCGCCGCGCGATCGATGCGGGGGCCGGCCCGGATTTTCGAGCCGATGATGGAGGATGGCGACCGGAGGGAGCGTCTGACGCGCTGGCAGGCTGCCATCGCTTCCGTCTAG
- the ptsP gene encoding phosphoenolpyruvate--protein phosphotransferase has product MTAATNAARTILIRLHDVMASRLHAQAKLNQVVEIIGESLNSEVCSIYLLREGMLELFATRGLNQSAVHVTRMAVGEGLTGTIAENVETLNLAEAAAHPDFQYRPETGEEKFHSFAGVPIVRRERAVGVLCVQHVDPRRYEEIEIEALQTVAMVLAELISNADLIDEEDLDSSNPALSGPQIIRGLSLVKGLASGVAVYHQPRVTIEQVVAEDVEAERQRVYLAFDKMREQIDRMASQAEFGVGGEHEEVLKTYKMFAYDEGWTRRINEAIDSGLTAEAAIERVQQRTRMRMRQIDDQLLAERMHDLEDLANRLLRIVSGQLGTAATKGLRGDAVLIARNLGPAELLEYDKRRLKGVILEEGSLTAHVVIVARAMGVPVLGRVRGLRGLVREGDEILLDGDTGTATARPTVAMQEAFEARFARNKERQAAYARLRDVSPISRDGKRIKVMMNAGLRDDMPMLNLTGADGIGLFRTEFQFLVAAALPARERQTRLYRDVLDAAGDRPVVFRTVDVGGDKALPYLRESNNEGDENPAMGWRALRLALEREGLLKAQARALMEAAAGRTLHVMFPLVSEPWEFDAARQVFEGQRTYLKGQKKPLPEAIYYGAMLEVPALAEVLDVLIPKLSFLSIGTNDLTQFLFAADRANPKLAERYDWVSPSILRFLRRVLDNTKGSGVDVGVCGEMGGRRLEALALLGVGFRRLSITPAAVGPIKELICKVDISEIRAAMENWLHNPPVSLRAELKAWADERGIETD; this is encoded by the coding sequence ATGACCGCTGCCACCAATGCTGCCCGCACGATCCTCATCCGTCTGCATGACGTGATGGCTTCCCGCTTGCATGCGCAGGCGAAATTGAATCAGGTCGTTGAGATAATTGGCGAAAGCCTCAACAGCGAAGTCTGTTCGATCTACTTGCTGCGCGAAGGCATGCTGGAACTGTTCGCGACCCGGGGCCTGAACCAGAGCGCGGTTCACGTCACGCGGATGGCGGTTGGCGAGGGCCTGACCGGCACGATCGCCGAAAATGTGGAGACGCTCAATCTCGCGGAGGCGGCCGCTCACCCGGACTTCCAGTATCGGCCCGAAACCGGCGAAGAGAAGTTCCATTCCTTTGCCGGCGTGCCGATCGTCCGGCGGGAACGCGCGGTCGGCGTTCTATGCGTGCAGCATGTCGACCCCCGGCGCTACGAGGAGATCGAGATCGAGGCGCTGCAGACGGTGGCCATGGTTCTGGCGGAACTGATCTCCAATGCCGACCTGATCGACGAGGAGGATCTCGACAGCAGCAATCCGGCGCTGAGCGGGCCGCAGATCATCAGGGGCCTGTCGTTGGTGAAGGGCCTGGCGAGCGGCGTGGCGGTCTATCACCAGCCCAGGGTGACTATCGAGCAGGTGGTCGCGGAAGATGTCGAGGCGGAGCGGCAACGGGTCTATCTCGCTTTCGACAAGATGCGCGAACAGATCGACCGCATGGCGAGCCAGGCGGAGTTCGGCGTCGGTGGCGAGCATGAGGAGGTGCTCAAGACATACAAGATGTTCGCCTATGACGAAGGCTGGACGCGGCGCATCAACGAGGCGATCGATTCCGGCCTGACGGCGGAAGCGGCGATCGAGCGGGTGCAGCAGCGCACGCGCATGCGCATGCGCCAGATCGACGATCAGCTGCTTGCCGAGCGGATGCACGATCTTGAAGATCTGGCCAACCGGCTGCTGAGAATCGTTTCCGGCCAGCTCGGCACTGCGGCGACCAAGGGCCTGCGCGGCGATGCGGTCCTGATTGCGCGAAACCTCGGCCCGGCCGAACTGCTCGAATATGACAAGCGGCGCCTGAAGGGCGTGATCCTCGAGGAAGGGTCGCTCACGGCCCATGTCGTGATCGTGGCTCGCGCGATGGGCGTGCCGGTGCTGGGGCGTGTGCGGGGGTTGCGCGGCCTTGTGCGGGAAGGCGACGAGATATTGCTCGACGGGGATACCGGCACCGCGACCGCGCGCCCGACAGTGGCCATGCAGGAGGCGTTCGAAGCGCGGTTCGCCCGCAACAAGGAACGGCAGGCCGCCTATGCGAGACTGCGCGATGTCAGCCCGATCAGCCGCGACGGCAAGCGCATCAAGGTCATGATGAACGCAGGCCTGCGCGACGATATGCCGATGCTCAATCTGACCGGCGCGGATGGGATCGGGCTGTTCCGGACGGAATTCCAGTTCCTCGTCGCCGCCGCCTTGCCCGCACGGGAACGGCAGACCCGGCTCTATCGCGATGTGCTGGATGCAGCGGGCGACCGGCCTGTGGTGTTCCGCACCGTCGATGTCGGCGGCGACAAGGCGCTGCCTTACCTGCGCGAGAGCAACAATGAAGGCGACGAAAATCCGGCCATGGGCTGGCGCGCCCTGCGTCTCGCGCTGGAGCGGGAAGGATTGCTCAAGGCGCAGGCCCGCGCCTTGATGGAAGCCGCCGCCGGGCGCACGCTCCATGTTATGTTCCCGCTGGTTTCCGAGCCATGGGAGTTCGATGCCGCGCGGCAAGTGTTCGAAGGGCAGCGCACCTATCTCAAGGGCCAGAAGAAACCCCTGCCCGAAGCGATCTATTACGGGGCGATGCTGGAAGTGCCGGCGCTGGCGGAAGTCCTCGACGTGCTCATCCCCAAGCTGTCGTTCCTTTCCATCGGCACCAACGATCTGACCCAGTTCCTGTTCGCGGCGGACCGCGCCAATCCCAAGCTGGCCGAAAGATATGACTGGGTGAGCCCATCCATCCTGCGGTTCCTGCGCCGTGTCCTGGACAACACCAAGGGCAGCGGAGTCGACGTGGGCGTGTGCGGGGAAATGGGGGGGCGGCGGCTCGAGGCGCTGGCGCTGCTGGGCGTCGGGTTTCGGCGCCTGTCCATCACTCCGGCGGCCGTGGGGCCGATCAAGGAACTGATCTGCAAGGTCGATATATCGGAAATCCGGGCAGCCATGGAGAACTGGCTGCACAATCCCCCTGTCTCCCTGCGCGCCGAGTTGAAGGCATGGGCGGATGAGAGAGGCATTGAAACCGATTGA
- a CDS encoding YdcH family protein has protein sequence MESPHVSALQLKHQGLEQKIRAEMSRPSPDEGAIQFLKKQKLRIKEELSQL, from the coding sequence ATGGAATCGCCTCACGTCAGCGCATTGCAGCTCAAGCATCAAGGCCTGGAACAGAAGATCCGGGCGGAGATGAGCCGCCCTTCGCCGGATGAGGGCGCGATCCAGTTCCTCAAGAAGCAGAAGTTGCGGATCAAGGAGGAGCTGTCCCAGCTCTGA
- a CDS encoding YdcH family protein, producing the protein MTEQEMRKRLEALRIEHRDLDAAIEALSASGSSDQLQIAQLKKRKLLLKDQIAILEDYLIPDIIA; encoded by the coding sequence GTGACCGAACAGGAGATGCGCAAGCGACTGGAGGCCTTACGCATCGAACATCGCGATCTCGACGCAGCGATCGAAGCCCTCTCCGCCTCCGGCAGCTCCGACCAGCTTCAGATCGCTCAACTCAAGAAGCGCAAGCTCCTGCTGAAGGACCAGATCGCCATTCTGGAAGATTATCTCATTCCGGATATCATCGCCTGA
- a CDS encoding DUF4230 domain-containing protein, whose translation MADSELKPSESASSTVRSRLARASALPWLLFIVTFALAIGLAWKALGPDSNNGDPLGTSLVAFEKQNRLTVFSAQLAPVVASEDSRLFGAIQSRQVAVIPARVDYTLDLSQMNRDRLSWNDQSRTLSVLLPSISIGKPNLDEARAQYLREGIWITRDAQDKLTRSNTRLAETQAMEQAANPILVNLARTAAKDAIRQNLAIPLEVAGFGDVTVNVRFDGEEQTAQ comes from the coding sequence ATGGCAGATAGCGAGCTGAAACCGTCCGAATCGGCAAGCAGCACGGTCCGAAGCCGCCTGGCCCGCGCTTCGGCATTGCCGTGGCTTCTGTTCATCGTCACCTTCGCTCTGGCGATCGGGCTGGCGTGGAAGGCGCTGGGGCCGGACAGCAATAATGGCGATCCGCTCGGCACCAGCCTTGTCGCATTCGAGAAGCAGAACCGGCTGACGGTGTTCTCCGCGCAGCTCGCGCCGGTGGTCGCATCCGAGGACAGCCGTCTGTTCGGCGCGATCCAGTCCCGTCAGGTCGCCGTCATCCCGGCGCGCGTCGATTACACGCTCGATCTGTCGCAGATGAATCGCGATCGGTTAAGCTGGAACGACCAGAGCCGCACCCTGTCGGTTCTGCTACCGTCCATTTCCATCGGCAAGCCCAATCTGGACGAAGCCCGGGCGCAATATCTGCGCGAGGGCATCTGGATCACCCGCGATGCGCAGGACAAGCTGACCCGCAGCAATACGCGGCTTGCGGAAACGCAGGCAATGGAGCAGGCGGCGAATCCCATACTCGTCAATCTCGCCCGAACGGCAGCCAAGGATGCGATTCGCCAGAATCTGGCGATCCCGCTGGAAGTGGCCGGCTTCGGGGATGTCACCGTCAATGTCCGTTTCGACGGAGAGGAACAGACCGCACAATGA
- a CDS encoding tetratricopeptide repeat protein: MIGKRARIFAVTASFGAILAGSVPVPAIAQVDDARVRKIEAEIRALQRKVFPGGDSRFFETPATGASAAAGQDKTLPPATTAVTDILARLDALEGQLARLTSQVETNTNAIAALNRVVTQLHPDAAAALAPASPVAPAAGSPVAVPVAPSVTAPAAPLAAATPSPAPAPAAAAATPAPAPAPKPAAPSAQRLAAVQAIAKPSTNDPGDDEYTYGFRLWEAKFYPEAQQQLRLYVDKYPSHSRISYGRNLLGRAYLDEGKPAEAAPWFLKNYQANKQGDRAGDSLLYLAESMIAQKDTSRACIALAEFGDTYPALATGRLREQYEANRRKVTCK, from the coding sequence ATGATCGGGAAACGCGCGCGCATTTTTGCGGTTACTGCGAGTTTTGGGGCAATCCTGGCGGGAAGCGTGCCGGTTCCGGCCATCGCGCAGGTGGACGACGCACGGGTCCGCAAGATAGAGGCCGAAATACGGGCATTGCAGCGCAAGGTGTTTCCGGGCGGGGACAGCCGCTTCTTCGAGACTCCGGCGACCGGCGCATCCGCCGCCGCGGGGCAGGACAAGACCCTGCCGCCCGCGACCACGGCGGTGACGGATATTCTTGCTCGGCTCGATGCGCTGGAAGGCCAACTTGCCCGGCTCACATCCCAGGTGGAAACCAATACCAACGCGATCGCCGCGCTGAACAGGGTCGTCACGCAGCTGCATCCCGATGCGGCTGCGGCGCTTGCCCCCGCCAGCCCTGTCGCTCCGGCGGCAGGATCGCCGGTTGCCGTTCCCGTCGCGCCTTCGGTCACGGCCCCGGCGGCGCCGCTGGCCGCTGCCACGCCGTCTCCCGCGCCAGCCCCGGCCGCTGCCGCGGCGACGCCCGCTCCAGCACCGGCCCCCAAGCCCGCCGCGCCGAGCGCGCAGCGCCTGGCGGCGGTGCAGGCGATCGCCAAGCCCAGCACCAACGATCCGGGGGACGACGAATATACTTACGGGTTCCGCCTGTGGGAGGCGAAATTCTATCCGGAAGCGCAGCAGCAATTGCGCCTCTATGTCGACAAATATCCCAGTCATTCGCGGATCAGCTATGGCCGCAACCTGCTCGGCCGCGCCTATCTGGACGAGGGCAAGCCGGCCGAAGCCGCCCCCTGGTTCCTCAAGAATTACCAGGCGAACAAGCAGGGGGATCGGGCAGGGGATAGCCTGCTGTATCTCGCTGAATCCATGATCGCCCAGAAAGACACCTCAAGGGCCTGCATCGCGCTGGCCGAATTCGGAGATACCTATCCGGCGCTTGCGACCGGAAGGTTGCGGGAACAGTATGAAGCAAACCGTCGTAAGGTCACCTGCAAGTGA
- a CDS encoding L,D-transpeptidase family protein: MNIVWKVIGAVTGAVLLFFGSAAVTGHILEQKGGERTSAQSPRPESEPVLAMADQDLAGANGVQAGETPSDASDASPSALVANDAGAPPAIAEPLVIKSILPIQGPIKYGEWHWDESAAPATGKIVVTVDLDARVISVFRDGHEIGAAAVLLGTDDYPTPLGKFPILQKRKDHVSNIYGAEMPYMMRLTWDGISIHGAEVENGYASHGCIGTPNAFAAKLFAIAKLGDEILISRGKMIGVGDNLAAS; encoded by the coding sequence ATGAATATCGTCTGGAAAGTGATCGGCGCAGTGACTGGCGCAGTGCTGCTGTTCTTCGGTTCGGCCGCGGTGACCGGCCATATCCTCGAGCAGAAGGGCGGCGAGCGCACCTCCGCGCAATCGCCTCGCCCGGAAAGCGAGCCGGTTCTGGCCATGGCCGATCAGGATCTGGCCGGGGCGAACGGGGTTCAGGCAGGAGAGACGCCGTCCGATGCCTCCGATGCCTCCCCCAGTGCCTTGGTGGCGAATGATGCCGGCGCCCCGCCCGCCATTGCCGAACCCCTTGTCATCAAGAGCATCCTGCCGATCCAGGGCCCGATCAAATATGGCGAGTGGCATTGGGACGAAAGCGCCGCTCCCGCGACCGGGAAGATCGTCGTCACCGTGGATCTGGACGCCCGCGTGATCTCGGTCTTCCGCGATGGCCACGAGATCGGCGCCGCGGCGGTGCTGCTGGGCACGGACGACTATCCCACGCCGCTGGGCAAATTCCCGATCCTGCAGAAGCGCAAGGATCATGTTTCCAACATCTATGGCGCGGAGATGCCCTATATGATGCGGCTGACCTGGGATGGTATCAGCATCCATGGCGCCGAGGTGGAGAACGGCTATGCGAGCCATGGCTGCATCGGCACGCCGAACGCCTTTGCCGCCAAGCTTTTTGCCATAGCCAAGCTGGGTGACGAGATTCTGATCAGCCGTGGCAAGATGATCGGTGTCGGAGATAATCTCGCTGCCAGTTGA
- the tilS gene encoding tRNA lysidine(34) synthetase TilS, with the protein MKQTVVRSPASESFPHPLIARFAGDLARLWPEGGKLGLAVSGGPDSLALLLLAEAVMPGEVEIATVDHGLRTESGSEAAMVAELCAGHGIPHEILAVKVAPGNLQDSARQARYTALREWAVRKGVSAIATAHHADDQAETLLMRLNRASGVAGLAGVRARGAIPGSQLPVLRPLLGWRRAELAEIVSAAGLEAVRDPSNEDPRFDRARMRQALQGCDWLDIGALATSASHIADAEVVLQWAAQREWQERVRIDEDAIRYRPTAPGAVMLRVLGRAIAMLGGEARLGNVARLLNRLLAGKDGTLGGVVARCDGGEWVLRKEPPRRV; encoded by the coding sequence ATGAAGCAAACCGTCGTAAGGTCACCTGCAAGTGAGAGCTTCCCCCATCCGCTGATCGCTCGCTTCGCGGGCGATCTGGCGCGGCTGTGGCCGGAGGGCGGAAAGCTGGGGCTCGCCGTATCGGGCGGCCCTGACAGCCTCGCCCTGCTGCTGCTTGCCGAAGCGGTGATGCCGGGCGAGGTCGAGATCGCCACCGTCGATCACGGGCTGCGGACGGAAAGCGGCTCCGAAGCGGCGATGGTGGCGGAACTATGCGCCGGGCACGGAATCCCGCATGAAATTCTGGCGGTGAAGGTCGCGCCCGGCAATCTGCAGGATTCGGCACGGCAGGCGCGTTATACGGCGCTCAGGGAATGGGCGGTTCGCAAGGGCGTCTCGGCGATTGCCACTGCCCATCATGCCGATGACCAGGCGGAAACCCTGCTGATGCGCCTCAATCGGGCCAGCGGCGTTGCGGGGCTTGCCGGGGTGCGCGCGCGTGGCGCCATTCCGGGATCGCAATTGCCGGTTCTGCGGCCTCTGCTGGGATGGCGTCGCGCCGAACTGGCCGAGATTGTGTCCGCTGCGGGGCTGGAAGCGGTCCGGGACCCGAGCAACGAGGACCCGCGCTTCGACCGGGCGCGCATGCGCCAGGCCCTGCAAGGGTGCGACTGGCTGGATATCGGCGCACTGGCCACCAGCGCCAGTCACATCGCCGATGCCGAGGTCGTGCTGCAGTGGGCGGCCCAGCGCGAATGGCAGGAACGGGTGCGGATCGATGAGGACGCGATCCGCTATCGCCCCACCGCACCGGGCGCCGTGATGCTGCGGGTATTGGGCCGGGCCATCGCCATGCTCGGCGGGGAAGCCCGGCTCGGCAATGTGGCCCGGCTGCTCAATCGCCTGCTGGCCGGCAAGGACGGCACGCTGGGCGGGGTGGTGGCGCGTTGCGACGGGGGCGAATGGGTGCTGCGCAAGGAGCCGCCCCGCCGGGTCTGA